A window of the Nycticebus coucang isolate mNycCou1 chromosome 3, mNycCou1.pri, whole genome shotgun sequence genome harbors these coding sequences:
- the LOC128581645 gene encoding interleukin-23 subunit alpha-like — translation MLGSRAVMLLLLLPWTLQGRAMPGGSSPAWAQGQQLSQKLCTLAWSAHPPVGHMDLLREEGDEETTNDVPHIQCEDGCDPQGLKDNSQFCLQRIHQALLFYEKLLGSDIFTGEPPLLPDGPVGQLHASLLGLSQLLQPEGHHWEPQHTPSPIRSKPWQRLLLHFKILRSLQAFVAVAARVFAHGAATLSP, via the coding sequence ATGTTGGGAAGCAGAGCTGTGATGCTGCTATTGCTGCTGCCCTGGACTCTTCAGGGTCGGGCTATGCCTGGGGGCAGCAGCCCTGCCTGGGCCCAAGGCCAGCAGCTCTCACAGAAGctctgcactctggcctggagTGCACATCCACCTGTGGGACACATGGATCTACTTAGAGAAGAGGGAGATGAAGAGACTACAAATGATGTTCCCCATATCCAGTGTGAGGATGGTTGTGATCCCCAAGGACTCAAGGACAACAGTCAGTTCTGCTTGCAAAGGATTCACCAAGCTCTGCTTTTTTATGAGAAGCTACTAGGATCAGATATTTTCACAGGGGAgcctcctctgctccctgatGGCCCTGTGGGCCAGCTTCATGCCTCTCTACTGGGTCTCAGCCAACTCCTGCAGCCTGAAGGTCACCACTGGGAGCCTCAGCACACTCCAAGCCCCATTCGTAGCAAACCATGGCAGCGTCTCCTTCTCCACTTCAAGATCCTTCGCAGCCTCCAGGCCTTTGTGGCTGTAGCTGCCCGGGTCTTTGCCCATGGAGCAGCAACCCTGAGTCCCTGA